The following is a genomic window from Salvia splendens isolate huo1 unplaced genomic scaffold, SspV2 ctg311, whole genome shotgun sequence.
GATGTTTCAAAActaataaagatgatttttatatttctacggTCGAGGGCTATATTAGTAAATTCTATGtaatttaagattgaaatagtgttgcacatattattatcactgaatttttcatgataataaaacaaTCATTTTCAGCCATAATTCAACGGGCCATTTCCCATTAAACGAGTCacacagaaaatttaaccaacaaatcaaacacTATATTGGGCCGTTAAATGCTCTATGAATGCCCCTTATTACCAATTCAACCACAcccttattttataaataataacccTCTCAATCTCAACTCCTCTTTGTAGTGCATAGACATCACATCCTCCGCAACCGGAAATCGAAGATGTATGGAACAATGTCCGCTGAGATGACGGTTGATGTACCGGCAACTAAAGCGTGGAAGGTCTACGGCACTCGACAGCTCCCCAAAGTGGCGGAGGAAGCCAACTCCGACTTTATAAGCTGGGTCGACGTCGTCCAAGGGGACGGCGGCGCCGGAACTATTCTCGAGGTCGTTTTCCGTCCAGGTACCACCCACATTCAGTTCAATCAACTTCCActagatttatttaattatcctAACTAATTTAATAGATTAATTGAGTAGGGATGGGAGGGGAAATGAAGTCGTTCAAGGAGAAATTCATAGTGGTGGATAACGAGAAGCGTGTGAAGGAGGCAGAGGTTGTGGAAGGTGGATTTCTGGATCTAGGGTTCACGCTGTATCGTATGAGATTCAATGTGATAGAGGTGGAGGGAAACGAGAAGCAGTGTATAACTCGATCTACGATCGAGTACGAGCTCAAAGAGGAAGCTGCAGCTAATGTTGAAATCGCTTCCATTAAACCTTTCACTGGCCTCATGCTACTCTGTGCTAAGTATTTTCTCcgcaacaatgacaattgatcaactatagctgcaacaatgacaattgatcTAATATTAACTTGGGAATGCGTGTTTTACTTTCATgtttactaaaataaatttctatcctcctactatatatctttgtatttcattttctctctttttccatgcttttaataacaacaatcaatatgaatctacatattttatcaactcgtaactatgaaatcttgaaaaagctgccacaagaaaatcctactccctccgttagCTATTAAAAGTCATACTTTATCcgccacgaattttaaaaaatgttaatagaaagtgaattgaaaaaattaatgaaatgggaGTTATACTCTTTGATACACTCGGTTTTGGCACTATTTTtgggcctttatttggtccattttgagtagaagtttaAGATTATAATTTAACTATTGATTAGAAATGacttatgaaaattatttttaaaagaagcagcggagaaaataaacttaaagaaaaccaattaacttctaaagtaaaacatttaatttaattcacggaaaacatcattttcaaaagacaacgtagttacttggttaaaaccatacacaaccatacatgttcaaacacgaTTCAAAAATGATTatagtcttgagacatagttcaaaatatagcagcggaaaataaggtttaaaaagagagtcaaggataacgtctatgtatgaagacacaacgtatcctagttcttaggccagctcaacatccaccgcaacatcccgctcaacctgcacataagaaaaataatatgcagagctgagtacttgttgttctcaatgggctcatgccgaaaacattttataatagttatgtcatccataccagtgatctcgagttttaagtagtaagaaaatatcacgagaacacaaaaataattcaagtctggccagacaatttatctccccactttcacatcaatccatcaatcacaatcatcaatcacagtgcgacgaaagtgtggccacactattcgcccacgagaccggccgactagcaaggacggctcacgatcccaccagtgtacacagcctgatagggtttgcggccctacttagacccgaattcgtttcacatcacaaccatatagcctaacggagcaagctcagacgaactaggcatcaggcaacaatctcataaactaAAACAttttggcatgacataacagttaaaccacccttataacaccacatagtattttcggaaaataaagaggtttgaaaagaaagcccacctcgttcgcttaacaattcacaacccaacttatggcaactctcgttcgccgagttcacgaatacacaatcatcCTTGTAAATGACAATACAAGTCAGCCTTTCACCAAAAACACATTACTAAGCATGTCCTAtcatttctctctcatcgtttttctcaattaccCAACCCTAACATatgtcacaaagatggaaagacACACcatcaaagtatcattttatgatgcaaaagtatcattttatcatccaaaaatctaaaactatcattattaaacaaaagtatcatttgaaactatcattttatcccgtcaaagtatcattttatgatgcaaaagtatcattttatcatccaaaaatctaaaactatcattattaaacaaaagtatcattttatcatttgaaactatcattttatcccgtcaaattaacattttatgacgcaaaagtatcattttatcatccaaaaatctaaaactatcattattaaacaaaagtatcatttaaaactatcattttatcccgtcaaagtaacattttatgatgcaaaagtatcattttatcatccaaaaatctaaaactatcattattaaacaaaaatatcattttatcatttgaaactatcattttatcccgtcaaagtatcattttatgatgcaaaagtatcattttatcatccaaaaatctaaaactatcattattaaacaaaagtatcattttatcatttgaaactatcattttatcccgtcaaattAACATTTTACGacgcaaaagtatcattttatcatccaaaaatctaaaactatcattattaaacaaaagtatcatttgaaactatcattgtatcccgtcaaagtatcattttatgatgcaaaagtatcattttatcatccaaaaatctaaaactatcattatggaacaaaagtatcattttatcatttgaaactatcattgtataccgtcaaagtttcattttatgatgcaaaagtatcattttatcatccaaaaatctaaaactatcattattaaacaaaagtatcatttt
Proteins encoded in this region:
- the LOC121789699 gene encoding norbelladine synthase-like; protein product: MHRHHILRNRKSKMYGTMSAEMTVDVPATKAWKVYGTRQLPKVAEEANSDFISWVDVVQGDGGAGTILEVVFRPGMGGEMKSFKEKFIVVDNEKRVKEAEVVEGGFLDLGFTLYRMRFNVIEVEGNEKQCITRSTIEYELKEEAAANVEIASIKPFTGLMLLCAKYFLRNNDN